In Fusarium musae strain F31 chromosome 7, whole genome shotgun sequence, a single window of DNA contains:
- a CDS encoding hypothetical protein (EggNog:ENOG41~BUSCO:EOG0926374A) — protein MEGNSEHEPARGDLETKAPTDISLPSEPQGTQGQLEVTEDQIEDPTKENVKSWIEAQSETQPQPPTEPPAVEQVDDAVGELPRVENTPSTVPGVTGTTAVNASTTTSAPGTDTPGQVQESAAEASFGGVGAVSGSGSGPGPALITPRGRAASTSTGPSTTTAGHGHVPQFVAPSSYLRRRTSLRSPMAPTEPKPLSPLDRDQLQGLNAIRDFLKVRTSYDVLPLSFRLIVLDTDLRIKKAIGILTQNSIVSAPLWNSKTSRFAGILTSTDFINVIQYYWQFPDEFSKLDQFRLSSLRDIEKAIGAIPIETVSVHPSKPLYEACRRMLKTRARRIPLVDVDSETNKEMVVSVITQYRILKFIAVNNEHNTVLLKKTVRDIGLGTYSGIATASMGSSVLDVVHLMVKHNISCVPIIDSHGRVLNVFEAVDVIPCIKNGAYDDLDGSVGEALCKRSDESPGIYTCSEGDRLDSIFDTVRKSRVHRLIVVDDDNKLKGIISLSDILKYVLLYGVEDTSNWA, from the exons ATGGAGGGAAACTCAGAACATGAACCCGCACGAGGGGATCTAGAAACAAAAGCACCAACAGATATCAGTCTACCAAGCGAACCTCAAGGAACCCAAGGACAACTTGAAGTGACAGAAGATCAAATTGAAGACCCGACAAAAGAAAACGTCAAATCATGGATCGAAGCCCAAAGCGAAACTCAACCACAACCTCCAACCGAACCTCCAGCAGTTGAGCAAGTTGACGATGCTGTCGGAGAGCTGCCCCGCGTTGAAAATACCCCCAGTACAGTACCTGGCGTGACTGGCACGACAGCTGTAAACGCTTCGACCACAACTTCAGCTCCAGGCACAGACACCCCAGGACAAGTACAAGAGTCAGCAGCCGAAGCCTCatttggaggagttggagctgtttctggatctggatctggGCCTGGACCGGCTTTGATAACTCCACGCGGGCGGGCTGCATCAACCTCCACTGGCCCCTCCACTACAACCGCCGGTCATGGTCATGTCCCTCAATTTGTCGCTCCGTCATCCTACCTCCGACGCAGGACTTCACTCCGAAGCCCGATGGCACCCACCGAACCAAAGCCTCTAAGTCCTCTGGACAGAGATCAGTTGCAGGGTCTG AATGCCATACGCGATTTCCTCAAAGTTCGTACCAGTTACGATGTTTTACCTCTATCATTCCgtctcatcgtcctcgataCCGACCTCCGCATCAAGAAAGCCATCGGCATCTTGACGCAGAACT CAATCGTATCGGCACCTCTATGGAACTCCAAAACCTCGCGATTCGCCGGTATCCTCACGAGCACCGACTTTATCAACGTGATTCAATACTATTGGCAGTTCCCTGACGAGTTCAGCAAACTCGATCAGTTCCGATTGAGTAGCCTAAGAG ACATCGAGAAAGCTATCGGCGCAATACCCATCGAAACTGTATCGGTTCACCCTTCAAAGCCATTGTACGAAGCTTGCAGACGCATGCTCAAGACCCGCGCCAGACGAATTCCCCTGGTCGATGTCGATAGCGAGACCAACAAGGAAATGGTTGTTTCAGTCATCACTCAGTATCGTATCCTCAAGTTTATCGCCGTAAACAACGAACACAACACCGTCCTCCTGAAGAAAACGGTTCGCGACATTGGCCTCGGTACATATTCAGGTATCGCTACAGCCTCGATGGGAAGTTCCGTGCTCGACGTTGTTCACCTGATGGTCAAACACAACATCAGCTGTGTCCCGATCATCGATTCTCACGGACGAGTTTTAAACGTTTTTGAAGCGGTTGATGTCATCCCCTGTATCAAAAACGGTGCCTACGATGACTTGGATGGCTCTGTCGGGGAAGCGCTCTGCAAGAGATCCGACGAGAGCCCTGGTATTTACACATGCAGTGAAGGCGATCGCCTGGACTCCATTTTTGATACGGTCCGAAAGAGCAGGGTTCACCGTCTGATAGTAGTGGACGATGataacaagctcaagggtaTCATTTCGCTGTCCGACATTCTCAAATATGTACTGCTCTACGGAGTGGAGGATACAAGCAACTGGGCTTGA
- the VAC8 gene encoding Vacuolar protein 8 (BUSCO:EOG09261JUE), with protein sequence MGICSSSCCGGRARDGLYEPVLADSEREAVADLLQYLENRGETDFFSGEPLRALSTLVFSENIDLQRSASLTFAEITERDVREVDRDTLEPILFLLQSPDIEVQRAASAALGNLAVDTENKVLIVQLGGLTPLIRQMMSPNVEVQCNAVGCITNLATHEENKAKIARSGALGPLTRLAKSRDMRVQRNATGALLNMTHSDENRQQLVNAGAIPVLVQLLSSPDVDVQYYCTTALSNIAVDASNRRKLAQSEPKLVQSLVNLMDSTSPKVQCQAALALRNLASDEKYQLDIVRANGLHPLLRLLQSSYLPLILSAVACIRNISIHPLNESPIIETNFLKPLVDLLGSTDNEEIQCHAISTLRNLAASSDRNKALVLDAGAVQKCKQLVLDVPITVQSEMTAAIAVLALSDDLKSHLLNLGVCGVLIPLTHSPSIEVQGNSAAALGNLSSKVGDYSIFVQNWTEPQGGIHGYLCRFLQSGDATFQHIAVWTLLQLFESEDKTLIGLIGKAEDIIEHIRSIANRPIEADNEFEDEDEGEVVNLAQRCLELLGQSMSKAHIEG encoded by the exons ATGGGTATCTGCAGCTCCTCGTGCTGCGGAG GTCGAGCCCGCGATGGCTTGTATGAACCCGTCCTCGCCGATAGCGAACGAGAGGCTGTAGCCGACCTTCTCCAGTATCTCGAAAAT CGCGGCGAGACCGACTTTTTCTCTGGCGAACCTCTGCGTGCTCTGAGCACCTTGGTCTTTTCGGAAAACATTGATCTTCAACGAAGTGCTAGTTTGACTTTTGCTGAGATTACTGAACGAG ATGTCCGAGAGGTTGACCGCGACACCCTTGAACCTATTCTATTCCTTCTCCAGAGCCCCGATATCGAAGTTCAGCGAGCTGCCAGTGCTGCACTCGGTAACCTGGCCGTTGACA CCGAGAACAAGGTTCTCATTGTGCAACTTGGCGGTCTAACACCTTTAATCCGCCAGATGATGTCCCCCAATGTCGAAGTCCAGTGCAATGCTGTGGGATGTATCACGAATTTGGCTACACATGAGGAGAACAAGGCAAAGATTGCTCGCTCCGGAGCTCTGGGTCCTCTGACAAGATTGGCCAAATCTCGGGATATGCGGGTTCAGCGGAATGCTACTGGCGCTCTGCTGAACATGACACATTCTG ATGAGAACCGACAACAACTGGTAAATGCTGGAGCGATTCCCGTGCTTGTTcagcttctttcttctcccgATGTCGACGTTCAATACTACTGCACCACAGCTCTCAGCAATATCGCTGTCGACGCGAGTAACCGACGAAAGCTGGCTCAAAGTGAACCCAAATTGGTCCAATCTCTTGTCAACCTCATGGACTCGACTTCACCCAAGGTTCAATGCCAAGCTGCCCTGGCTCTCCGCAACCTCGCTTCCGACGAAAAGTATCAGCTTGATATCGTTCGTGCCAATGGGCTTCACCCTCTTCTCCGACTCCTCCAATCTTCTTATCTACCGCTTATCCTTTCTGCTGTCGCCTGTATACGAAACATCTCTATCCACCCTCTTAACGAGTCACCAATTATCGAAACCAACTTCCTCAAGCCACTCGTCGACCTACTTGGATCTACCGACAATGAAGAGATTCAGTGCCATGCCATCTCGACCCTTCGAAATCTTGCCGCCAGTTCCGATCGAAACAAAGCTCTTGTCCTGGATGCCGGTGCCGTGCAAAAGTGCAAGCAATTGGTTCTCGATGTACCCATCACTGTTCAGTCCGAGATGACCGCTGCTATTGCCGTTCTGGCCTTGAGTGACGATCTCAAGTCTCATCTCTTGAATCTCGGAGTCTGTGGTGTTCTCATTCCTCTCACCCATTCGCCAAGCATTGAAGTCCAAGGCAACAGTGCTGCTGCCCTGGGCAACCTTTCTTCTAAAG TTGGTGACTACTCAATCTTTGTACAAAACTGGACCGAACCTCAAGGTGGAATTCACGGATACCTCTGCCGATTCCTGCAGTCTGGTGATGCTACCTTCCAGCACATCGCCGTCTGGAcccttctccagctcttcGAGTCCGAAGACAAGACCCTTATTGGCCTCATTGGAAAGGCGGAGGACATCATCGAGCACATCCGAAGCATTGCAAATCGACCAATTGAAGCCGACAATGAattcgaggatgaggatgagggtgaAGTTGTCAACCTAGCTCAACGTTGCCTGGAACTACTGGGACAGAGCATGTCCAAGGCTCACATCGAGGGCTAA
- a CDS encoding hypothetical protein (EggNog:ENOG41), giving the protein MNSFACLQSSRRALYRVFVQHEGLLTRQFQPPRALPIQNRFFSVSQLKAKNKKARKREDEMEEDPFADEGRDRGFDRRYTTQEEFEKSGRDRLPQDFEITDPKIMVLDNGVFDGPLLTKNVLSRLPETDSLRMITPYIPGDPKKDKPTQYAICKIVNKKEEYERQRELAQRRRLSKQTTPKLKEVEMSWAISEHDLGVKTQQLVGFLSKGMKVELILGFKKKGQKKRTSEDTAEEVYAKVNKLVEQLGSREYKPRDGEVGKTMRIYLEGIAKQAREKPQVEAETPEVDAQKDA; this is encoded by the coding sequence ATGAACAGCTTTGCTTGCCTTCAGAGCTCCCGTCGAGCCCTCTATAGGGTCTTCGTTCAACATGAGGGTCTCCTCACACGACAGTTCCAACCTCCGCGCGCACTACCTATACAGAACCGCTTCTTTTCTGTATCGCAATTGAAAGCAAAAAACAAGAAAGCAAGGAAACGCGAAGATGAAATGGAGGAAGATCCTTTCGCTGATGAGGGCCGAGACCGTGGCTTCGATCGACGATACACTACCCAAGAGGAGTTTGAAAAGTCTGGTCGCGATCGCCTCCCCCAGGATTTCGAGATTACGGATCCAAAGATCATGGTTCTCGATAATGGAGTATTTGATGGACCTCTTCTCACAAAAAACGTGTTGAGCCGACTGCCCGAGACAGATTCACTTCGCATGATAACACCCTACATCCCAGGCGACCCAAAGAAGGACAAGCCGACCCAGTATGCTATTTGCAAGATTGTcaacaagaaggaagaaTACGAGCGTCAGCGTGAATTAGCCCAGCGCCGCCGTTTGTCCAAACAGACTAcacccaagctcaaggaagtCGAAATGAGCTGGGCCATCAGCGAGCATGACCTTGGGGTCAAGACACAGCAGCTGGTTGGGTTCCTCAGCAAGGGCATGAAGGTGGAACTGATCCTGggcttcaagaagaagggacaGAAGAAGCGGACGTCGGAAGACACCGCAGAGGAAGTCTACGCCAAGGTGAACAAGCTGGTTGAGCAACTAGGCTCGAGAGAGTACAAACCTAGAGATGGAGAGGTTGgcaagacgatgaggatTTACCTCGAGGGAATCGCAAAACAGGCACGTGAAAAGCCACAGGTGGAAGCGGAAACACCAGAGGTGGACGCTCAGAAGGATGCGTAA